In the Romeriopsis navalis LEGE 11480 genome, GCCGACTTTCGCCGCTGCCAAAGTTCCCAGCTCTTCCAACCAGCCAAGCCCATCAAAAATAGCGCCGCGACTAGGGTCAGCAAATGATAATTCGGATGAATCAGTAAATTTAGCTTGCCGCTAAACCAGTAATTCAGAAACAAAATTCCCCACAGCATCAGGGCGACCACGTCGAACCAGGGACGTAGCACTTGGAGAACCATGGGGAATTTTGACTTTTCCATAGGAGGAATACATTAAGAATGCAGACTTAAACTAATTGGACGAATCAGCTTAGATATTCTACAGTCTTAATTCCGCCATTGGTGACCAACCGTTTGCCGGCGGCGCAATGCCGTCCATGCCAACAAGCCGCAACGACTGCGCCAAATCGAGCGAAGCTATCCTAAACCTTTGCCAGTGACAGCTTGGACTCGACCTGCGCGGTTGGCAGATAGACTTGCTGCACATAATCCATCAACATGCGATGGGTGTTGAAGGCTGGGCAGTTGGATTTGATTGATGCCTTCATCATTTTGATCCAACCGTGAGGGATACCATCGGCATCTTGTTCGTAATAGAGCGGGATAATCTCGGTTTCGAGCAGATGATAGAGCGAGTCAGAATCGATCTTATCTTGAACCGCTTGGTCGTTGGTATTGGCATTTTCGCCGATCGCCCAACCATTCAGACCTTTGCCATTCGCCGACTGGTAACCTTCACACCACCAACCATCAAGCACACTGCAGTTAATCCCACCGTTAAAGCAGACCTTTTGCCCACTCGTACCCGAGGCTTCCAGGGGCCGCCGTGGGTTGTTGAGCCACACATCAACACCTTGCACCAGCTGCCGGGCAATATGGATGTCATAGTCCTCGATGAATACCACCCGATCGCGGATATCAGGATGCTTGCACCACTCCATTACACGTTGAATGATGCGTTTGCCTTCCTCATCGGCGGGGTGGGCTTTACCCGAGAACAGAATTTGTAACGGCTGCGCTGTCCGCTGGAAGATGCGGAGCATCCGCTCCGCATCACGCATCAATAAGTCACCGCGCTTATACGGGCTGAAGCGGCGCGCAAAGCCAATCGTCAGGATCTTCGGATCAAGCAAATGGTCGATCGCCCGAATTTGGCTGACATCTTCCTGACGCTGTTGCCGCGCTTGGCAAACCCGGTGCCGCGCATGGGCCACTAGTCGCTCTTTCAGAATTTGGTGACGCTCCCATAACAGCGCATCAGGGATGTTATCAACCTTGGCCCAAGTTGCCGGGTCAGCTGCCTGATCCGCCCAATCACGACCGAGATATTCGTTGTATAAATCCGCAATTAACGGCGCCGTCCAAGTACTGGCATGGACCCCATTGGTGATGTAACCGATCGGCACTTGATCTTCGGTCGCACGCGGGAACATCGCCGCCCACATTTGCCGTGAGACTTCGCCATGCAGTTGGCTGACACCATTGGCTGTCCGACAAAGACGCAAGGCCAAAACAGTCATGCCAAACGGTTCCCACGGATCACCTAAGCGGCGGGCACCCAATGCCATAAATTGCTCCCGTGACAGCTTCAGCTCTTCCCAATACTGGGCAAAGAATGAATCCATCAGATCTGAGGAGAACACATCATGACCGGCGGGAACCGGGGTATGGGTCGTAAAGACACATTGTTCGCGCACGGTCGCTTCGACATCGTAGAAAGTCTTACCGCTATGCTGCATTTCTTGGCGGCACACCTCTAACAGGCAGAACGCTGCATGGCCTTCATTCAGATGGTGAATTGCCGGTTTAATCCCGATCGCCGTGAGCGCCCGGACGCCGCCAATTCCCAGCACAATTTCCTGGGCAATGCGGGTTTCTTGATTACCACCGTAAAGATGCCCTGTGAGCCAGCGATCGATCGGGTCATTGTCATGCCGATCGGCATCTAACAAAAATAGCCGGACCCGACCCACCTGTGCCTGCCAGATTTGCAAATTGACCATACGTTGGCGCACCAACACCTGGGTGGTGATCGGTTCACCCTGCTCGTTGCAGACTAGCTCCAACGGCATCCGGTTAAACACATTGTCAACGTAATAGTCTTCTTGCCAGCCCGATTGGTCCAAGCGTTGCCGGAAATAACCTTGACGATACATCAAGCCCACTGCAACCAGGGGAATGCCCAGTTCGGATGCCGATTTCAGGTGATCACCGGCCAACAGCCCCAAACCACCGGAATAGATCGGCAGTGACTCATGGACACCAAACTCCGCACAGAAATAGGCGATCGGATTCTCCTGACTAAGACCACTGGCCTGGGTTGCCGCCCAGGTATCATCACTCGCAAGGTAACGATCAAATTTTTCAAAAACCTGTTGGGCCTGCTTCAAATAATGCGGATCGCCCATCAATTGAGTGAGGCGATCGTAGCTCACGTTTTCGAGAATACTCACGGGATTATGACCGACTTGATCCCAAGCAATTGGATCGATCGCTTGAAATAAAGCAACAGCTTCAGGTTCCCAACTCCACCAGTAGTTATAAGCAAGTTCCGCAAGCCGCTTCAGGGATTGCGGTAACCGTTCACGCAGGGCAGACGATCGACTAACAGGGATATAGCTCATAGATGATGTAAATTCCTTGAGAACAAAGCAGTGGCGTCGCCAGGCTGTGTCAGTTCAAGCTTCAATCAAATGTTGCGAAGAAACCTGTCAAAGCGCCAATTTACCAACGAGCGGGCAGAATTGGTCAATGGCCGACTAACACTGGCTAACTGACACTGACCGATGAACGATCAGCGCGACAGCATCGGCCAGATATCAAACTGATGCTGTATACCAGCCCACATTTCTGTGGGCCTACCGCCAGCCTAGTAGAGGAACCTTTCTGAATGAAGAAATTTCGCTTCTTCTTTAGTTTGTTGTTGCCAACTCGTAATGAAATGCTTTAAAGAACTCGCCATCAAGGGCTTTAGCTAATCGCTTCCGACAAATAATCCGCCGTCGCTTCCACTAAGGCGATCGTCGATTCGTAAGCCATGCGCGTGGGACCGAGGACCCCGATACTGCCTACAGCTTGGTGGCCACGACTATATGTCGAGGAGATCAAGCTACAAGACTGCATCGGCTCCAAGGGATTCTCGGCCCCAATTAACACATTGACTTGGCGATCGCGCTCGTCGCTGATTTGCTCACCAAATAACGGCAATAGCTGATCCTGCTGACTTTCCAGCAGCGATAGCAAATTTTGTAGCTGGGTTAATTCGGTAAACTCTGGCTGGCGCAACACTTCCGAAACCCCACTGATCATCAACTGCGTCGGCGCATTGGTCTGGGTCGCCCGCTGCGCGAGCTGTTGGAGCATTGTCGTCATGGAGTGACTATAGCGATCGAATTGCTGGCCCAGGACTGACCAATCAAGATTACCGATATCACTGAGGGATTTTCCTTGCAGAGCTTCATTCAAGAAATTTGAGAGCACCTGCAATTCCCGTTCGCGTAACTCGGCATCATTCTCGTCATCGGGCTGCGACAGAGAAACTAAGACGGATTGAGTTTCATAGCTATCC is a window encoding:
- the glgP gene encoding alpha-glucan family phosphorylase, giving the protein MSYIPVSRSSALRERLPQSLKRLAELAYNYWWSWEPEAVALFQAIDPIAWDQVGHNPVSILENVSYDRLTQLMGDPHYLKQAQQVFEKFDRYLASDDTWAATQASGLSQENPIAYFCAEFGVHESLPIYSGGLGLLAGDHLKSASELGIPLVAVGLMYRQGYFRQRLDQSGWQEDYYVDNVFNRMPLELVCNEQGEPITTQVLVRQRMVNLQIWQAQVGRVRLFLLDADRHDNDPIDRWLTGHLYGGNQETRIAQEIVLGIGGVRALTAIGIKPAIHHLNEGHAAFCLLEVCRQEMQHSGKTFYDVEATVREQCVFTTHTPVPAGHDVFSSDLMDSFFAQYWEELKLSREQFMALGARRLGDPWEPFGMTVLALRLCRTANGVSQLHGEVSRQMWAAMFPRATEDQVPIGYITNGVHASTWTAPLIADLYNEYLGRDWADQAADPATWAKVDNIPDALLWERHQILKERLVAHARHRVCQARQQRQEDVSQIRAIDHLLDPKILTIGFARRFSPYKRGDLLMRDAERMLRIFQRTAQPLQILFSGKAHPADEEGKRIIQRVMEWCKHPDIRDRVVFIEDYDIHIARQLVQGVDVWLNNPRRPLEASGTSGQKVCFNGGINCSVLDGWWCEGYQSANGKGLNGWAIGENANTNDQAVQDKIDSDSLYHLLETEIIPLYYEQDADGIPHGWIKMMKASIKSNCPAFNTHRMLMDYVQQVYLPTAQVESKLSLAKV
- the hrcA gene encoding heat-inducible transcriptional repressor HrcA → MPIQIALNHRQQQVLRATVRHYIATAEPVGSNVLVREYNMSVSSATIRNAMGMLEREGLLYQPHVSAGRVPSDSGYRLYVDHLMQPTLDTQAARTLNERLRVNWSLEAVLHGAAQILSTLSGYITLVTLPIKGQTEVRHIQLMQVDAQQIMLIVVTDSYETQSVLVSLSQPDDENDAELRERELQVLSNFLNEALQGKSLSDIGNLDWSVLGQQFDRYSHSMTTMLQQLAQRATQTNAPTQLMISGVSEVLRQPEFTELTQLQNLLSLLESQQDQLLPLFGEQISDERDRQVNVLIGAENPLEPMQSCSLISSTYSRGHQAVGSIGVLGPTRMAYESTIALVEATADYLSEAIS